A stretch of Fusarium fujikuroi IMI 58289 draft genome, chromosome FFUJ_chr10 DNA encodes these proteins:
- a CDS encoding TPO4-Proposed vacuolar polyamine transporter, with protein sequence MTSFQPTPNMPAFDAASHTENMDGRHTPDDEHEPCIRANAGSGGHNLSPTDPDSPMSWSILKKVYVSACAFFFVFVIMYGTTTYTAAIGAIPEAFGVSQRVAVVGFTMPFFGVFFAPIYTPHLSERYGRRPIYFTSFPLFCLCVIVVGLATNISTLLAFRFLAGLFGGPCVVLIEGTFADVWSANKTVTYYSFLTLASYLGAAAGPIIGGFVFAAKGPAWLSWVTLIFATAALAFGSFMPETYGREILRTRIRYNKSGIRLPCAQSGVTLSEMTRITILTPVKMLFAEPLVILISLYLGLNFAVVFQWFISVPAALGATYGFGVRQSGLAFVSAIVGVILALLTSSLIEALLSSRAKRSMEDIEKRLVPAMFGAFLVAGSLFWVAFTATPSIHYLAPISGTAVYVWGNAMVLISFISYLFDAYPPAGTLSALTTAACFRLACAGIVPVFILDMLTNLGGAWTFSLFGIISGVMTSFPFALYWFGAHWRSKSRYGTRWTAIPEVHTM encoded by the exons ATGACAAGCTTCCAACCAACACCCAATATGCCAGCCTTCGACGCGGCGTCACATACAGAAAACATGGACGGTCGACACACACCTGACGATGAACACGAGCCTTGCATCAGGGCCAATGCAGGATCTGGAGGACATAACCTGTCACCGACTGATCCTGATAGCCCAATGAGTTGGTCAATTCTCAAAAAGGTCTACGTGTCGGCTTGTgcattcttctttgtctttgtcat CATGTACGGAACAACCACTTACACAGCAGCCATCGGCGCCATCCCAGAGGCATTTGGTGTCTCACAGCGCGtggctgttgttggtttCACAATGCCATTCTTTGGCGTTTTTTTCGCACCCATCTACACTCCGCATCTCTCTGAGAGATACGGCCGACGACCGATTTACTTCACCAGCTTCCCGCTTTTCTGCCTCTGTGTGATCGTGGTTGGTCTTGCAACCAACATTTCGACACTGTTGGCTTTCCGATTCCTCGCTGGACTTTTTGGTGGCCCTTGCGTTGTCTTGATTGAAGGCACTTTCGCTGATGTCTGGTCTGCCAATAAGACCGTGACATATTATTCCTTCTTGACTCTTGCCTCTTATCTTGGAGCTGCTGCCG GCCCTATCATCGGCGGCTTTGTCTTCGCAGCCAAAGGGCCCGCCTGGCTCTCGTGGGTTACTCTCATCTTCGCCACCGCGGCCCTTGCATTTGGCTCCTTCATGCCTGAAACATACGGTCGAGAGATTCTACGAACCCGCATTCGCTATAACAAGAGCGGTATCAGGCTTCCATGTGCTCAAAGCGGAGTGACACTTTCTGAGATGACCCGTATCACCATTCTTACACCAGTCAAAATGCTCTTTGCAGAACCCCTCGTCATCTTGATCTCTCTCTACCTTGGCCTCAATTTTGCAGTTGTATTCCAGTGGTTCATTTCTGTACCAGCTGCATTGGGCGCCACTTATGGATTCGGAGTCAGGCAGTCTGGTCTGGCATTCGTCTCCGCTATCGTTGGAGTGATACTAGCACTTCTTACCTCCTCCTTGATCGAGGCTCTACTCTCTAGTCGAGCTAAGCGAAGCATGGAAGATATCGAGAAGCGCCTTGTTCCAGCCATGTTCGGAGCGTTCTTGGTGGCTGGTTCTCTGTTCTGGGTTGCCTTCACCGCGACTCCGAGCATACATTACCTCGCTCCAATTTCTGGTACTGCAGTATATGTCTGGGGGAATGCTATGGTCCTCATCTCGTTCATTTCTTATCTGTTCGATGCATATCCACCAGCTGGAACTCTATCTGCACTCACCACAGCGGCATGCTTTCGATTGGCCTGCGCAGGCATTGTACCAGTTTTCATCCTCGACATGCTTACCAACCTGGGCGGAGCCTGGACCTTCAGCCTCTTTGGCATTATCTCTGGCGTCATGACATCATTTCCTTTTGCTCTTTATTGGTTTGGAGCCCATTGGCGTAGCAAGAGTAGATACGGTACTCGCTGGACCGCTATTCCCGAGGTGCACACGATGTAA
- a CDS encoding related to ferric-chelate reductase, with the protein MTDPVIIDRYTAARVYFGGVIGLIFLESLIPFSIYTFQRYNKYRLQDRNVLHWSITVWLHKLHSFQLPLPYLDWHVADAARFTAFLTLNLIFSVQSNEFTADYTLYGWLAIANAGLSLLMASRNNLFASLLRIPSPFLLQYHRWIGLATVAHATAHVSFNIQHYIETKQVTTSFGNHRIQLGLTAWISLALLFLTALPIVRRRFFEVFYYTHALFFVFVVGALIHASHGPEFMLPGLLLWGIDRVIRFAYNFRTIQVQSVEAFDGNVTKFKVKGLRTRTPGQVVWLQIPRVSFVNWHPFTVASAPNDPEKTATIAVRGLGGFTKAVQYADCNGDVNSHGCDSLDSNSMMSHPLKMRLDGPYGVGSVSWGLLPVTVLVAGGIGITPGISIASHIIRQTGIDVGSRFASHVHLLWVVRDAQHIQWFADELADLANACAKPNSTTTLEIAIFVTGGRHREVEMSHPSHEMQVMSSPQPWSIHSGRPDLKQWFRQLKSNHLGMDAAVNLCGPRQLIEQGREAACGVSDREGLFFVQEEVFEL; encoded by the exons ATGACTGATCCCGTGATTATCGATCGCTATACCGCTGCaagagtttattttggcggCGTTATTGGCTTAATATTCCTGGAATCACTCATCCCTTTCAGTATCTACACCTTCCAAAGATACAACAAGT ATCGACTTCAAGATCGAAATGTCTTGCACTGGAGTATTACTGTCTGGCTTCACAAACTACACAGCTTCCAGCTTCCTCTCCCGTACTTAGACTGGCACGTCGCCGATGCTGCTCGCTTCACTGCTTTTCTCACACTCAACTTGATCTTCAGCGTACAATCCAACGAGTTCACGGCCGATTATACCCTGTACGGCTGGCTAGCAATTGCCAATGCTGGTCTCTCACTGCTGATGGCATCCCGTAACAATCTATTCGCATCCCTTCTTCGTATTCCCAGTCCATTCCTCCTTCAGTACCATCGCTGGATCGGCCTTGCAACAGTTGCTCACGCCACAGCCCATGTATCGTTCAATATTCAGCATTACATCGAGACAAAACAGGTCACCACCAGCTTTGGAAATCATCGGATCCAATTAGGCTTAACGGCCTGGATTTCTCTAGCCTTACTCTTTCTTACGGCCCTACCGATTGTGCGACGCCGCTTCTTCGAAGTCTTCTACTACACGCACGCTCTGTTCTTTGTTTTCGTCGTTGGGGCTTTGATCCATGCCTCGCATGGACCGGAATTCATGCTTCCGGGGCTTTTGCTCTGGGGAATTGATCGAGTGATCCGATTTGCATACAACTTTCGCACCATCCAAGTGCAGAGTGTCGAGGCATTCGATGGAAACGTTACAaagttcaaggtcaagggtcTGAGGACTCGTACTCCCGGACAGGTTGTCTGGCTCCAAATCCCAAGGGTGTCCTTTGTGAACTGGCATCCATTCACTGTCGCCAGTGCGCCGAATGATCCTGAGAAGACTGCGACAATCGCCGTACGAGGTCTTGGGGGCTTCACCAAGGCTGTACAGTACGCTGACTGCAACGGTGATGTGAATTCGCACGGATGCGATTCGTTGGACTCGAACAGCATGATGTCTCACCCGCTCAAGATGCGTCTTGATGGCCCATATGGTGTTGGGTCAGTGTCCTGGGGCTTGCTGCCAGTGACTGTTCTTGTCGCCGGAGGCATTGGAATTACGCCAGGTATCAGCATTGCGTCTCATATCATCAGACAAACGGGTATCGATGTAGGCAGTCGTTTCGCGTCTCacgttcatcttctttgggTCGTCAGAGATGCTCAGCATATCCAGTGGTTCGCAGATGAACTGGCTGACCTTGCCAATGCATGTGCAAAGCCAAATTCGACAACAACTCTTGAAATAGCAATATTTGTAACTGGTGGAAGGCATCgtgaggttgagatgagcCACCCGTCTCATGAAATGCAGGTCATGAGCTCTCCACAGCCTTGGTCTATCCATTCGGGGCGACCAGATCTAAAGCAGTGGTTCAGGCAGCTCAAGTCTAACCATCTTGGCATGGATGCAGCCGTGAACTTATGCGGGCCAAGGCAACTCATTGAGCAAGGTAGAGAGGCCGCATGTGGTGTTTCTGATAGAGAAGGACTTTTCTTTGTACAGGAGGAAGTGTTCGAGCTGTAG
- a CDS encoding related to adenine phosphoribosyltransferase codes for MTTLHALKKALKRVGDEAPRKPLNDKEYDDGLSFFAEASGEQTHQENVIIPQLSELITSLSTRDEISVLEIGPGPESVLGYLPMTPRKRITKYVALEPSFQYTQSLQRWLSLKENERPLPSLNYSFARLAPFIKGSCPGEKYDVILFCHGLYGLKNKKEIIRHTIEMLPEDPLDGMVIIFHRAGSLIFDNLIKDDDEAIDSFSRFIVGYRLTTGVLYETRQAQWRTICRELAGHDDDYPGHLIFSSPEIMIAMTRHANKLPDLTACLPSVPRPPLDISQVQSCVRWALTNRTSLAILGGGHSDHCLWPGVVSVDMSAFDKVHVANPPQDVDTECWVVAEAGCKTGDIIRETMAVGVTVPLGSRPSVGAGLWLQGGIGHLGRHCGLACDAIVGAVMVDVISGQVLCTGYVPEQHRPPNAVRHEQDEGLLWALKGAGTNFGIVTSVTFKSYTAQVFSVRNYGQPNGHDAEKTLATKSREVSSLYPHDISSDFYLYCEGGEIRCGMTTFLCSLEGASQEISTGPPRKTTDAIELFDKEMYVSKMHAGHGGGKTSAFKRCVFLKDIANPDTIKVLISATRDGPTPYCYLDLVHGGKAVRHVAPEETAFGCRDWDFACVVTGIWPREYDGTHTADAVVRWVYRVVNELLPMSKGVYGADLGPDPRDSILATKAFGPNRRRLVKLKKAFDPKNILAYTCPLTLIGLPQKLVILVTGEHGAGKDYCAGICEVTKRKYVAAKGFDLVRLLNDRPYKEQHRKSPNDFYKSQLEAGHFAAENHFLEVLEEDDSDVLFITGMTETAPCAALSHLVQDARLIDVWVQASKGTRSLRRRGDENTCKTPDSEEYMSADDIYLPNFTFENEANGEEAVMWFANQRLIPFMSKELQNLAGMVPTVPNFPRQGIDFRYVLNIAQQKGGHALCTSLLKSHFAGNWDKVDAVVTSEASGYIFASPLALETGVPLVLITTGNKFPSPTVSVQRRSSHISTRIVGATDKGIFEMNANIIHKGNKVVVVDDVLATGGTLVAVLELLVKVGVRPEDISVMVVAELPFHRGRQRLLESAFGRVAVQSLLVFDEQ; via the exons ATGACGACTCTCCATGCTCTCAAGAAAGCCCTCAAAAGGGTTGGCGATGAAGCGCCCCGTAAACCATTGAACGATAAAGAGTACGACGATGGGCTTAGTTTCTTTGCCGAGGCCTCCGGCGAGCAGACGCACCAGGAGAATGTCATAATTCCTCAACTGTCTGAACTGATAACCTCCCTCTCGACGCGAGATGAGATCTCGGTCTTGGAGATTGGCCCAGGCCCGGAAAGTGTTCTAGGGTACCTGCCGATGActccgaggaagaggatcacGAAATACGTCGCACTAGAGCCATCTTTTCAATACACCCAAAGTCTCCAAAGATGGCTATCGCTTAAGGAGAACGAGAGACCACTCCCCTCCTTGAACTATTCGTTTGCTCGCCTAGCTCCCTTCATAAAGGGGAGCTGCCCCGGCGAGAAGTACGACGTCATTCTTTTCTGCCATGGCTTGTATGGActgaaaaataaaaaggagatCATCAGGCATACTATAGAGATGCTGCCCGAAGATCCGCTTGACGGTATGGTCATTATCTTTCACCGCGCTGGCTCTCTCATTTTCGACAACCTG AtcaaagacgatgatgaagccatCGACAGTTTCAGTCGCTTCATCGTCGGATACCGTTTGACAACCGGAGTATTATATGAGACCCGCCAGGCTCAGTGGCGGACGATCTGCCGTGAACTGGCGGGCCATGACGACGATTACCCAGGCCATCTCATATTCAGCTCACCTGAAATCATGATAGCAATGACTCGACATGCCAACAAGCTACCTGACTTGACTGCCTGCTTACCATCAGTACCCAGGCC ACCATTAGACATCAGCCAGGTTCAGTCGTGTGTTCGATGGGCACTGACCAACAGAACTAGCTTGGCGATCCTGGGTGGTGGCCACAGTGATCATTGCCTTTGGCCTGGTGTAGTTTCCGTTGATATGAGTGCATTCGACAAAGTCCACGTCGCCAATCCACCCCAAGATGTAGACACGGAATGTTGGGTTGTCGCCGAAGCTGGGTGTAAGACGGGGGACATCATCCGTGAGACTATGGCTGTGGGTGTGACAGTGCCTTTGGGCTCTCGACCGAGTGTTGGTGCAGGCCTTTGGCTCCAAGGCGGCATTGGACATCTGGGCAGACACTGCGGCCTCGCCTGCGACGCTATCGTCGGTGCTGTCATGGTTGATGTTATCAGCGGTCAAGTTCTCTGCACCGGTTACGTCCCTGAACAACATCGACCTCCGAATGCCGTTCGTCACGAACAGGACGAGGGACTATTGTGGGCCTTGAAGGGAGCCGGAACGAATTTCGGTATTGTCACCAGCGTTACTTTCAAGTCTTACACAGCTCAGGTATTCTCAGTGCGTAATTATGGTCAGCCAAACGGCCATGACGCTGAGAAGACACTGGCAACTAAAAGTCGCGAGGTATCCAGCCTATATCCCCACGATATCTCTTCAGACTTTTACCTGTACTGCGAAGGTGGAGAGATCCGCTGTGGAATGACCACTTTCTTATGTTCCTTGGAGGGTGCGTCACAGGAAATTTCTACGGGACCGCCTCGGAAGACAACTGATGCTATTGAGCTCTTCGACAAGGAGATGTATGTATCCAAGATGCATGCCGGACACGGGGGCGGCAAGACTTCCGCCTTCAAACGGTGTGTTTTTCTAAAGGACATAGCCAACCCAGATACCATAAAAGTCTTGATAAGTGCCACGAGGGATGGTCCTACGCCCTACTGTTATTTAGACCTTGTGCATGGCGGTAAAGCCGTGAGACATGTTGCACCTGAAGAGACTGCTTTTGGTTGCAGAGACTGGGATTTTGCTTGCGTCGTTACTGGTATTTGGCCCAGAGAATATGATGGAACACACACTGCTGACGCTGTTGTTCGATGGGTCTACCGGGTTGTGAACGAGCTCCTGCCGATGAGCAAAGGTGTCTACGGTGCAGATCTTGGCCCTGATCCTCGAGATAGTATCTTGGCCACCAAAGCTTTCGGCCCCAATCGCCGAAGGCTGGTTAAACTCAAGAAAGCATTTGACCCTAAGAACATCCTCGCGTACACTTGCCCTCTGACGCTTATCGGCCTGCCACAGAAGCTCGTCATTCTTGTCACCGGTGAGCACGGTGCTGGGAAGGACTATTGTGCTGGTATCTG CGAGGTTACCAAGAGAAAATACGTAGCAGCAAAAGGTTTTGATCTTGTCCGTCTTCTCAATGATCGACCCTACAAAGAACAACACCGGAAGTCTCCTAATGATTTCTACAAGAGCCAACTGGAGGCAGGTCATTTTGCGGCAGAGAATCATTTTCTCGAAGTactggaagaagatgattcgGATGTGCTGTTCATCACTGGTATGACGGAAACGGCTCCGTGTGCAGCGCTATCGCACCTTGTTCAGGATGCCAGGCTGATCGACGTCTGGGTTCAGGCGAGCAAGGGCACGCGAAGCTTGCGAAGACGGGGAGACGAAAACACGTGTAAAACACCAGACAGCGAAGAATACATGTCTGCAGACGACATCTACTTACCAAACTTCACCTTTGAGAACGAAGCGAATGGAGAGGAAGCGGTGATGTGGTTTGCCAACCAACGTCTTATTCCTTTCATGAGCAAAGAGCTTCAGAACCTGGCTGGCATGGTGCCAACAGTACCGAACTTTCCACGCCAAGGCATCGACTTTCGATACGTGCTGAATATAGCCCAACAGAAGGGAGGACACGCGCTGTGCACTTCGCTCCTGAAGAGTCATTTCGCAGGTAACTGGGACAAGGTGGATGCTGTAGTCACTAGCGAAGCCAGTGGGTATATCTTTGCCTCGCCTCTGGCACTGGAAACAGGAGTACCTCTGGTTCTAATCACAACAGGCAACAAATTCCCCTCACCTACGGTATCTGTTCAGAGACGTTCGTCGCACATCTCGACTCGCATAGTCGGCGCGACGGATAAGGGTATTTTTGAGATGAACGCCAACATAATTCACAAAGGCAATAAagtggttgttgttgacgaTGTTCTCGCAACTGGAGGAACGCTCGTGGCGGTGCTCGAGTTACTGGTCAAGGTTGGCGTACGACCAGAGGATATTAGCGTCATGGTTGTGGCGGAGCTTCCTTTTCATCGTGGGCGACAGAGGCTATTGGAGAGTGCGTTTGGAAGAGTGGCTGTTCAGAGCCTCTTGGTATTTGATGAGCAGTAG